AACAGGGATACTTTATACTGGATAGGTCAAAGCCTAGGTATTGATTACCGGGAAATCATGGCCCGTAATGGCTTGACCGACCACTGGATATATCCCGACCAGATGTTAATCATACCTTTATTTACTGAGATGGTTACCGAGGGAGCAAAAAACTTGTTAAATTCCCCAAACCAAGCCTTGGCTCTATTGGATTTGGATAATGAGAGCGATATCGGGTTACTGGCCAAGGCAGTTTATGCTGAAGCCAGGGGAGAGCCTTTTGAAGGGCAGGTAGCTGTGGCTGCTGTTATTCTCAACAGGTTGGCAGCACCAGGTTTCCCCAAGACAATCAGGGATATTATTTTCCAACCCTGGGCATTTACTGCCGTTATCGACGGTCAGATTAATCTGATCCCCGATAGCACTGCTTACAGAGCTGTGGAAGAAGCGCTGAAAGGACGTGACCCTTCAGAAGGAGCCTTATATTACTGGAATCCCGATATAGCTACAAGCAAGTGGGTTTGGACTAGACCTATAACCAAAATGATCGGTAACCATGTGTTTGCTAAGTAAACCTTAAGGCCTCTGCCCAACGGCAGAGGCCTTAAATAATTTTGGTTGCTAAAAGGGGTTTATAAACACTATAATTGGAATATAACTAGGCGGAAAAGGTGGGAGTGTTATGCCTGGCTTTGAACAGGTACAAACGCCGGAAGGGCTGCTTTTTTTAAAAATTCCGGTTTTCGAAGAGGCAGGGTGTACGGCTGTTTTCAGCTCCAGGTTGGGAGGAATCAGCAAGGCTCCTTATGACAGCTTAAACCTTGGTTATCATGTGGGCGATGACATCCAGGATGCCGTTGAAAACAGAAGACGGCTATGTGATACTTTAGGTTGGCCATTAGGGCATACTGTTTCCGGAGAACAGATACATGGCGACTGTGTAAAGGTAGTTACAAGGGAAGACCGGGGTAAAGGAGCGTTTACATATGCCAGTGCTCTGGCGGGGACTGACGCACTGGTCGCAAACCAGCACGGCGTAGTTTTAAGCTCTTTTTATGCCGATTGTGTACCGCTGTTCTTTTTTGACCCTGTGAAGAAAGTGGTAGCATTAGCCCATGCCGGTTGGAAAGGAACTTTTTTAGCGATTGGACAGAAAACAATTGCCGAGATGCAAAAAGTTTTCCGGACTGTACCGGAAGATTGCTTGGTAGCTATAGGGCCGTCGATAGGAGCCTGCTGTTACGAGGTGGACGAGAAATTGTACCAAACCTTTAAAGGCCGCTTTACCTGGGTAGATAAGGTTTTCAAAAGTAACGGGGAGGGAAAATGGCGCCTGGACCTTTGGAAGACCAACTATATCCAGTTGTTAGAGATGGGCATTAGGGAGGAAAATATAATAGAATCCAGAATATGTACTAGTTGTAACACGGAATTATTTTTTTCCCATCGAAAGGAGAATGGGAGAACAGGGCGCATGGGGGCTTTTATAGCCTTGCGATAAGTACCAGGGGGGATGTAATGTGTCCAAGCCCAAGATTCTGGTCGTAGACGATGAACAATATATCGTAGAATTAATCAGGTTTAACCTGGAAAAGGAAGGGTATACAGTTATAACGGCTGGTGATGGAAAGATAGCTTTGGAACAAACATTTCGGGAAAAACCCGACCTGATTGTGCTTGACATCATGCTGCCAGGCGTGGACGGATTGGAAGTATGCCGTACTTTGCAGCGTGATAAGGAAACACAGTTGATACCTATAATAATGCTTACAGCAAAGGGAGAAGAAATTGACAAGGTTTTAGGGTTGGAACTGGGCGCAGATGATTATATGACTAAACCCTTTAGTCCAAGGGAACTGGTAGCAAGAATTAAGGCGCGGCTCAGAAGAAACTTTAAAGCCCAGCAAAGTGATAACCAAGAAAAAGAGAATATTTTAGCCATTGGCGGTCTTAAGATAGATATAGAAAAATTCAGTGTGTATCTAAATGGTCAAAAGGTTGATTTTACACCGAAAGAATTTGAATTGTTAAAGCTGCTGGCCTCCAATCCGGGTAAAGTATTTACCCGTGAATATTTACTGGAAAAAATTTGGGGTTATGATTTTGCCGGTGATACCAGAACCGTTGATGTGCATATCAGACATATCCGGAAGAAGATTGAACCGGAGCAGGGGGAAAAGTTTGTTGAAACTGTCCGGGGTGTAGGTTATAAATTTAGGGAGATGGCGTAATGTTCAAAAGTTTACGGTGGAGATTTTCCCTTACTTATTTTGCGATAACCGCACTTTTCCTGACTTTGCTGGGGATTTACCTGATCAACAGCATGGTCAACTATTCTTATGCCCAAATTGAAGAACGCCTGATTTCATCAGCCTGGCTGTTGAGCAATGATATAACGCTGCGGCTGGAAAATTCGCAAAGTAGAAACGAAATACAAAAATTTATTGACGAAGCTAAAAATATAGCCGCAGCCAGAGTAACATTGATTGACAAAAACGGTACAGTCATTGGCGATTCCCATGAAGATTACCGGAAGATGGCCAACCACGCCAATAGGCCCGAATTTATACAGGCGCTGAATGAGACTGTCGGAAAAAGTGTAAGATTTAGCGCTACCCTTGGTGAAAAAGAATTATATGTTGCTGTTCCCGTTAAGAGGCACGGCCGGGTAGCCGGGGCAGTCAGACTGGCTATTCCCTGGAGGGAGGTACAGGCCGGCGTTTGGCATATCCGGTGGATTATCGGAACGGCCATTTTTATTGTATTTGTTCTGACGGTAACCATATCGTCTTCCTTAGCCAGAGAAATAACGGCCCCTTTAAAGGAAATGACGGAAGTCGCTAAGGAGATGGCCGAAGGAAAATTAGACAACTACGTCCGGGTTGTTTCGGACGATGAAGTCGGTGCGTTAGGCCGGGGTTTAAATTATATGGCCAGGCGCCTGAAAGACACCATCAAGGAAATAACAGAAGAAAAAAACAAAATCCAAGCCATTCTTACCAGTATGGTTGAAGGGGTTATAGCCGTTGATAAAGATACCCGTATTTTGCTGGTAAATCCGGCTTTTGAGAAGATTTTCAATGTGGTGGCCGACCAAGTAATAGGACTGACGGTCATCGAGGGAATTCGCAATTACGAGCTGGAGAAAATTTTGCTTAAAGCCCTTAAAAAAGGCAGAACCATAAACCAGGAGATAGAAATAGTTCCTTTGAGGCGTGCGTTCAGAGTTAATGTGGTACCTTTAATGAGAAAAGAGAAAATAGTTGGGGTTGTTGCAGTATTCAGGGATATTACGGAAATTCGCGAACTGGAAAAAATGCGCAGTGAATTTGTTGCCAACGTATCCCATGAATTAAGAACACCTTTAACTTCTATCAAAGGGTTTGTAGAAACGTTGTTGGACGGAGCCATGGAGGACCGGGAAGTAGCCAGGCGTTTTCTGGAAATCATTAATGTAGAAACCAATCGCTTAAGTAGGCTGATTAACGATATCCTGAGCCTGTCCAGTATCGAGGCCAAGAACAAAGAGATAAGTAGGAGCCCTGTCAATTTTAATGAAATCGTGGAAAAAGTACTGCCAATTCTTGTACCAATGGCTGAGGAAAAGAATATTACCGTAGAGACAGACATTCACCCTGACCTGCCTGTAATCATGGCTAATGAAGATTTGATCAAACAGGTGCTGATAAATCTGGTTGATAATGCCATTAAATACACTCCCGAAAATGGAAGGGTTGTTCTTAGTGCGACGCCAAGTGGTGGTGGTTTAAAAGTGTCTGTTAAAGATACGGGTATCGGTATACCGCCGGAAAGTATGTCCAGGCTTTTTGAACGTTTCTACAGAGTCGATAAGGCCAGATCCAGGGAACTAGGCGGTACCGGTTTGGGGTTAGCTATTGTAAAACATGCCCTTGAAGCCCATGGAGGGACGATCAAAGTAGAAAGCCAGGTGGGTATGGGTTCAAAATTTACCTTTTACCTCCCGGCAATATAAAAATCAATGAACAAGGAAAAAAGTCCGGAGGCAAATCCGGACTTTTTTCTTAACGCAAATTTAACATTTCGATAACATACGTATAATAATACTCTGATATAGTGAAGTTGGCTGATTGTTTATTCCGCGCATTTCATAGGAGGTTAAAACATGACTGAAAATGTCCAGCCCAAAATTAAAGTTCGCGATTTAAACTTATATTACGGGGAATTTCATGCTTTAAAAAACATTAATATGGATATTCAGGCCAACAAAGT
The window above is part of the Thermincola ferriacetica genome. Proteins encoded here:
- the pnpS gene encoding two-component system histidine kinase PnpS; amino-acid sequence: MFKSLRWRFSLTYFAITALFLTLLGIYLINSMVNYSYAQIEERLISSAWLLSNDITLRLENSQSRNEIQKFIDEAKNIAAARVTLIDKNGTVIGDSHEDYRKMANHANRPEFIQALNETVGKSVRFSATLGEKELYVAVPVKRHGRVAGAVRLAIPWREVQAGVWHIRWIIGTAIFIVFVLTVTISSSLAREITAPLKEMTEVAKEMAEGKLDNYVRVVSDDEVGALGRGLNYMARRLKDTIKEITEEKNKIQAILTSMVEGVIAVDKDTRILLVNPAFEKIFNVVADQVIGLTVIEGIRNYELEKILLKALKKGRTINQEIEIVPLRRAFRVNVVPLMRKEKIVGVVAVFRDITEIRELEKMRSEFVANVSHELRTPLTSIKGFVETLLDGAMEDREVARRFLEIINVETNRLSRLINDILSLSSIEAKNKEISRSPVNFNEIVEKVLPILVPMAEEKNITVETDIHPDLPVIMANEDLIKQVLINLVDNAIKYTPENGRVVLSATPSGGGLKVSVKDTGIGIPPESMSRLFERFYRVDKARSRELGGTGLGLAIVKHALEAHGGTIKVESQVGMGSKFTFYLPAI
- a CDS encoding response regulator; this encodes MSKPKILVVDDEQYIVELIRFNLEKEGYTVITAGDGKIALEQTFREKPDLIVLDIMLPGVDGLEVCRTLQRDKETQLIPIIMLTAKGEEIDKVLGLELGADDYMTKPFSPRELVARIKARLRRNFKAQQSDNQEKENILAIGGLKIDIEKFSVYLNGQKVDFTPKEFELLKLLASNPGKVFTREYLLEKIWGYDFAGDTRTVDVHIRHIRKKIEPEQGEKFVETVRGVGYKFREMA
- the pgeF gene encoding peptidoglycan editing factor PgeF, translated to MPGFEQVQTPEGLLFLKIPVFEEAGCTAVFSSRLGGISKAPYDSLNLGYHVGDDIQDAVENRRRLCDTLGWPLGHTVSGEQIHGDCVKVVTREDRGKGAFTYASALAGTDALVANQHGVVLSSFYADCVPLFFFDPVKKVVALAHAGWKGTFLAIGQKTIAEMQKVFRTVPEDCLVAIGPSIGACCYEVDEKLYQTFKGRFTWVDKVFKSNGEGKWRLDLWKTNYIQLLEMGIREENIIESRICTSCNTELFFSHRKENGRTGRMGAFIALR